The Amblyomma americanum isolate KBUSLIRL-KWMA chromosome 5, ASM5285725v1, whole genome shotgun sequence genome window below encodes:
- the LOC144133435 gene encoding tectonin beta-propeller repeat-containing protein 2 isoform X2, translating into MEFASPDVLTGAASAGDASAQNGLAKVPESERSIPVFLKEFAPLTHLLSQIPQHAQRGLSKVDVKLTCLDAIAEYIAIGSSVGVVFLYDRTKNTVTRLKCSDILDTVTCVSLITSVDFMLAVGCQSGLCVAYQIPMAGTQSKMEKYIIQDMHSAPVMCVCWSPNAMKLYSGDARGSVVCMEIDYEQHLCKSKELHREEHPVIQLDYVPQTLLISTTKRTVICHLTKDSTKVVQLGNHERKSASNFGACFAPPLSYGERQVTVWACRPGMRLWKGTVDGVVMETLLLRDSLKQEYFRPQMLSLPKESCLEKLPDSQFGLLRPYQKRLLLTWSSETFFVVDPALRSLVVVCPGFVNITDVAACGEEIFVLQAKRHIVRLAGHPEDIWDQPEDNEALLPDMASIKNSLVTPLAEITALIRDTKLPDPQVLQIFKNKNGSAVLDWFRQRAPNVRPQGSSSAGSSPGGIRRGTLASGGDRATETASGNQGPLPAETRVTLLSEDLSSMQRSRSFQSMQFLDESEAEENIVFNVRKPKTRKHGSFSAGVSPSAGSLVVPASADRRPSPVPTYDEVFASPNGASPVGQAVLNTEAKKSECPPPYNASEDELVSHILSRYGQLKQRQLCDEEGSNTSQLQDIPTGNGSPQATNADSLSQSPPSVVVEAAAEASLQADLQACLEATAGVGVSSNPEPEDNPDSEPDLSMEDIYSKKKDGSDSYESEESTVPDVVFHGIAEPRFPRYDFHWAQVKGPGPIVSLAACDGYLCCVDSRDNVFYSRLMGREFTWRSGTRPMNRVALSPSGSVLWAVYKEKLYAARSPLRSEPLALGWDEVAMGVVSVSVTETSAWYVTGTGDVFMCPSVLAHGKPLTFYGVSCLFKVQQVTCYDDVVWVLTSQDTLLARIGISPKVPQGTSWTDVPLPSKGSPACISLGYNSTGWLIDSEGNVFFKTNLKNSVPCGYNKEWWQVDLNEFVYQMAPPLAKMQKNLSSVFCAEKISHKVLGRGKWHLVAGKHGVWFCESMSSHLYSCRRDITGYFWEKAHVNLLPSGSKWTDIAASGVFKDEGVVWGLQTGGQLVALSSRLRKWFPVGLPRSTSLVCIAPSPESLWVLTTTGEVLVRTGQNPHHPMGDTWVPLDISQLGDAQLTHLSCSYETVWACDTKGTVYMRIGSLRPPAPRTLPPAWVPVESGYQEESPFISASTSENPFSLPFEISRFLKPHLTKVYVGPRNFMVWAIDNRKRIYVREGIYPELHIGTSWVEVPGIQARQLCVSEKAVWALTPSGEIYRRFGISNNNFVGDYWKRIPGHATCLAVSIDDRLWSVATDGSALQLSTCELPSRINEMDTLGLSASAEKSDADMDGWELV; encoded by the exons GACATACTGGACACCGTCACCTGTGTCTCTCTCATCACATCGGTGGACTTCATGCTGGCAGTGGGCTGCCAAAGTGGGCTTTGCGTCGCTTACCAGATCCCCATGGCTGGAACACAGTCAAAG ATGGAGAAGTACATAATTCAAGATATGCACAGCGCACCTGTCATGTGTGTTTGTTGGAGTCCAAATGCCATGAAGCTCTACAGTGGTGATGCAAGAGGCTCTGTTGTGTGCATGGAAATTGACTATGAGCAG CACTTGTGCAAGAGCAAGGAGTTACACCGGGAAGAGCACCCTGTGATTCAGCTGGACTATGTGCCTCAAACCCTCCTGATTTCTACGACAAAAAGAACAGTCATCTGCCACCTCACAAAGGACAGCACTAAGGTGGTCCAGCTTGGGAACCACGAGAGAAAATC GGCTAGCAATTTCGGGGCATGCTTTGCACCGCCTCTGTCGTACGGCGAGCGCCAAGTGACTGTCTGGGCGTGCCGGCCTGGAATGCGACTCTGGAAGGGTACAGTAGACGGCGTCGTCATGGAGACACTTCTCCTCAGGGATTCTTTGAAACAAGAGTACTTCCGACCGCAGATGCTCAGCCTGCCAAAG GAATCCTGTTTGGAGAAGTTGCCGGACTCGCAATTCGGACTCCTCCGGCCGTACCAGAAGCGGTTGCTGCTCACGTGGAGCTCGGAGACGTTCTTCGTGGTGGACCCCGCTCTGCGTTCCTTGGTAGTTGTCTGCCCCGGATTTGTCAACATCACAGATGTTGCAGCATGCGGGGAAGAGATCTTTGTGCTCCAAGCCAAGCGCCACATTGTCAGGCTTGCTGGCCACCCCGAAGACATATGGGACCAACCGGAAG ACAACGAGGCTCTGCTTCCTGACATGGCATCCATCAAGAACAGCCTCGTCACACCATTGGCCGAGATCACGGCACTCATCAGGGACACCAAGTTGCCCGACCCGCAGGTGCTGCAGATCTTCAAGAACAAAAACGGTAGTGCAGTGCTGGACTGGTTTCGCCAGAGGGCACCCAACGTAAGGCCACAAGGAAGCAGCAGCGCTGGCAGCTCCCCTGGTGGCATTCGTCGAGGAACTCTGGCCAGTGGCGGTGATCGTGCCACGGAAACAGCCTCAGGCAACCAAGGGCCATTGCCAGCCGAAACAAGGGTCACATTGTTGAGCGAGGACCTGTCGTCAATGCAGCGATCAAGGAGCTTCCAGTCGATGCAGTTTCTTGACGAATCTGAGGCTGAAGAGAACATTGTGTTCAATGTCAGGAAACCCAAGACCAGGAAGCACG GGTCATTCTCAGCAGGCGTGTCGCCGAGTGCAGGATCACTGGTTGTGCCTGCATCGGCGGATAGACGTCCGTCTCCTGTTCCTACGTACGACGAGGTCTTTGCCTCCCCAAACGGTGCTTCCCCTGTAGGCCAAGCTGTGTTAAACACGGAGGCCAAGAAGTCTGAATGCCCACCACCTTACAACGCCTCCGAAGACGAATTGGTGTCTCACATTCTCAGTCGTTACGGGCAACTGAAGCAGCGCCAGCTTTGTGACGAGGAAGGGTCTAACACAAGCCAGTTGCAAGACATTCCTACGGGAAATGGTAGTCCACAGGCTACCAACGCCGACAGTCTCTCTCAATCGCCACCAAGTGTGGTTGTTGAGGCTGCTGCCGAAGCCAGCCTTCAAGCTGACCTTCAGGCTTGCCTCGAGGCCACTGCAGGAGTCGGTGTCAGCAGCAATCCAGAGCCAGAAGACAATCCAGATTCAGAGCCAGACCTTTCTATGGAGGACATTTACAGCAAAAAAAAGGACGGAAGTGACTCGTACGAATCTGAGGAGTCGACTGTGCCGGACGTTGTGTTTCATGGCATCGCGGAGCCACGCTTTCCCCGCTATGACTTCCACTGGGCACAG GTGAAAGGACCCGGGCCCATAGTGTCACTGGCTGCCTGCGATGGCTACCTCTGCTGTGTGGACAGCCGGGACAATGTGTTCTATTCGCGCCTCATGGGCCGTGAGTTCACGTGGCGAAGCGGGACACGTCCCATGAACCGTGTGGCCCTGTCCCCATCGGGCAGCGTACTCTGGGCCGTGTACAAGGAGAAGCTGTACGCAGCCCGCTCACCCCTACGTAGCGAACCCCTTGCCTTGGGCTGGGACGAGGTCGCCATGGGTGTGGTCAGCGTCAGCGTTACCGAGACCTCAGCCTG GTACGTGACGGGCACGGGGGATGTGTTCATGTGCCCTAGCGTGTTGGCTCACGGCAAGCCACTGACCTTCTACGGGGTGAGCTGCCTGTTCAAAGTGCAGCAAGTCACATGCTACGACGACGTTGTATGGGTGCTCACCTCTCAGGACACGCTGCTTGCTCGCATCGGAATCTCACCGAAGGTGCCCCAGGGCACCAGTTGGACAGATGTGCC CCTGCCCTCTAAAGGAAGCCCAGCGTGCATTTCTCTGGGCTACAACAGCACTGGCTGGCTCATTGACAGCGAAGGAAATGTCTTCTTCAAGACGAACCTCAAGAACAGTGTCCCCTGTGGCTACAACAAGGAGTGGTGGCAG GTGGATTTGAACGAGTTTGTCTACCAAATGGCTCCGCCCCTGGCCAAGATGCAGAAGAACCTCAGTTCTGTGTTTTGCGCCGAGAAGATCTCGCACAAGGTTCTCGGCAGGGGCAAGTGGCACCTGGTGGCGGGGAAGCACGGTGTCTGGTTCTGCGAAAGCATGTCCTCCCACCTCTACTCCTGCCGGAGGGACATTACAG GCTACTTCTGGGAGAAGGCGCACGTTAACCTTCTGCCCTCAGGATCAAAGTGGACGGACATTGCAGCAAGTGGAGTCTTCAAAGATGAGG GCGTCGTGTGGGGCCTGCAGACGGGTGGGCAGCTGGTGGCGCTGTCATCAAGGCTGCGCAAATGGTTCCCCGTGGGCCTCCCGCGCAGCACCTCACTCGTCTGCATCGCCCCCTCGCCCGAGTCCCTGTGGGTGCTCACCACCACGGGAGAGGTGCTGGTGCGTACGGGGCAGAACCCTCACCACCCCATGGGCGACACTTGGGTACCGCTGGACATCTCACAGCTAG GTGATGCCCAGCTGACTCATCTGAGCTGCAGCTATGAAACGGTGTGGGCGTGCGACACCAAAGGAACAGTGTACATGCGCATTGGTTCCTTACGGCCGCCTGCACCTCGAACGCTACCTCCGGCATGGGTGCCCGTTGAGTCAGGCTACCAGGAAGAGTCGCCTTTCATATCCGCG TCCACGTCAGAAAACCCCTTTTCGTTGCCCTTTGAGATTTCAAGGTTTCTGAAGCCCCATCTCACAAAG GTATATGTGGGTCCCCGCAACTTCATGGTCTGGGCTATTGACAATCGCAAGCGCATCTACGTCCGCGAGGGCATCTACCCCGAGCTGCACATCGGCACCAGCTGGGTGGAGGTGCCTGGCATTCAGGCGCGCCAGCTCTGTGTCAGTGAGAAGGCTGTTTGGGCGCTGACACCATCAGGAGAAATCTACCGCCGCTTTGGAATCTCCAACAACAACTTTGTTGGGGACTACTGGAAGAGGATTCCGGGTCACGCCACCTGTCTCGCCG TGTCTATCGACGACAGGCTCTGGTCCGTGGCCACGGATGGTTCTGCGCTCCAGTTGTCAACCTGTGAGCTGCCATCACGCATTAATGAGATGGACACTCTGGGCCTGTCTGCCTCTGCAGAGAAGTCCGACGCCGACATGGATGGATGGGAGCTTGTCTGA
- the LOC144133435 gene encoding tectonin beta-propeller repeat-containing protein 2 isoform X1, which yields MEFASPDVLTGAASAGDASAQNGLAKVPESERSIPVFLKEFAPLTHLLSQIPQHAQRGLSKVDVKLTCLDAIAEYIAIGSSVGVVFLYDRTKNTVTRLKCSDILDTVTCVSLITSVDFMLAVGCQSGLCVAYQIPMAGTQSKMEKYIIQDMHSAPVMCVCWSPNAMKLYSGDARGSVVCMEIDYEQHLCKSKELHREEHPVIQLDYVPQTLLISTTKRTVICHLTKDSTKVVQLGNHERKSASNFGACFAPPLSYGERQVTVWACRPGMRLWKGTVDGVVMETLLLRDSLKQEYFRPQMLSLPKESCLEKLPDSQFGLLRPYQKRLLLTWSSETFFVVDPALRSLVVVCPGFVNITDVAACGEEIFVLQAKRHIVRLAGHPEDIWDQPEDNEALLPDMASIKNSLVTPLAEITALIRDTKLPDPQVLQIFKNKNGSAVLDWFRQRAPNVRPQGSSSAGSSPGGIRRGTLASGGDRATETASGNQGPLPAETRVTLLSEDLSSMQRSRSFQSMQFLDESEAEENIVFNVRKPKTRKHGSFSAGVSPSAGSLVVPASADRRPSPVPTYDEVFASPNGASPVGQAVLNTEAKKSECPPPYNASEDELVSHILSRYGQLKQRQLCDEEGSNTSQLQDIPTGNGSPQATNADSLSQSPPSVVVEAAAEASLQADLQACLEATAGVGVSSNPEPEDNPDSEPDLSMEDIYSKKKDGSDSYESEESTVPDVVFHGIAEPRFPRYDFHWAQVKGPGPIVSLAACDGYLCCVDSRDNVFYSRLMGREFTWRSGTRPMNRVALSPSGSVLWAVYKEKLYAARSPLRSEPLALGWDEVAMGVVSVSVTETSAWYVTGTGDVFMCPSVLAHGKPLTFYGVSCLFKVQQVTCYDDVVWVLTSQDTLLARIGISPKVPQGTSWTDVPLPSKGSPACISLGYNSTGWLIDSEGNVFFKTNLKNSVPCGYNKEWWQVDLNEFVYQMAPPLAKMQKNLSSVFCAEKISHKVLGRGKWHLVAGKHGVWFCESMSSHLYSCRRDITGYFWEKAHVNLLPSGSKWTDIAASGVFKDEGVVWGLQTGGQLVALSSRLRKWFPVGLPRSTSLVCIAPSPESLWVLTTTGEVLVRTGQNPHHPMGDTWVPLDISQLGDAQLTHLSCSYETVWACDTKGTVYMRIGSLRPPAPRTLPPAWVPVESGYQEESPFISAGAPSIGGVYCLYFLESTSENPFSLPFEISRFLKPHLTKVYVGPRNFMVWAIDNRKRIYVREGIYPELHIGTSWVEVPGIQARQLCVSEKAVWALTPSGEIYRRFGISNNNFVGDYWKRIPGHATCLAVSIDDRLWSVATDGSALQLSTCELPSRINEMDTLGLSASAEKSDADMDGWELV from the exons GACATACTGGACACCGTCACCTGTGTCTCTCTCATCACATCGGTGGACTTCATGCTGGCAGTGGGCTGCCAAAGTGGGCTTTGCGTCGCTTACCAGATCCCCATGGCTGGAACACAGTCAAAG ATGGAGAAGTACATAATTCAAGATATGCACAGCGCACCTGTCATGTGTGTTTGTTGGAGTCCAAATGCCATGAAGCTCTACAGTGGTGATGCAAGAGGCTCTGTTGTGTGCATGGAAATTGACTATGAGCAG CACTTGTGCAAGAGCAAGGAGTTACACCGGGAAGAGCACCCTGTGATTCAGCTGGACTATGTGCCTCAAACCCTCCTGATTTCTACGACAAAAAGAACAGTCATCTGCCACCTCACAAAGGACAGCACTAAGGTGGTCCAGCTTGGGAACCACGAGAGAAAATC GGCTAGCAATTTCGGGGCATGCTTTGCACCGCCTCTGTCGTACGGCGAGCGCCAAGTGACTGTCTGGGCGTGCCGGCCTGGAATGCGACTCTGGAAGGGTACAGTAGACGGCGTCGTCATGGAGACACTTCTCCTCAGGGATTCTTTGAAACAAGAGTACTTCCGACCGCAGATGCTCAGCCTGCCAAAG GAATCCTGTTTGGAGAAGTTGCCGGACTCGCAATTCGGACTCCTCCGGCCGTACCAGAAGCGGTTGCTGCTCACGTGGAGCTCGGAGACGTTCTTCGTGGTGGACCCCGCTCTGCGTTCCTTGGTAGTTGTCTGCCCCGGATTTGTCAACATCACAGATGTTGCAGCATGCGGGGAAGAGATCTTTGTGCTCCAAGCCAAGCGCCACATTGTCAGGCTTGCTGGCCACCCCGAAGACATATGGGACCAACCGGAAG ACAACGAGGCTCTGCTTCCTGACATGGCATCCATCAAGAACAGCCTCGTCACACCATTGGCCGAGATCACGGCACTCATCAGGGACACCAAGTTGCCCGACCCGCAGGTGCTGCAGATCTTCAAGAACAAAAACGGTAGTGCAGTGCTGGACTGGTTTCGCCAGAGGGCACCCAACGTAAGGCCACAAGGAAGCAGCAGCGCTGGCAGCTCCCCTGGTGGCATTCGTCGAGGAACTCTGGCCAGTGGCGGTGATCGTGCCACGGAAACAGCCTCAGGCAACCAAGGGCCATTGCCAGCCGAAACAAGGGTCACATTGTTGAGCGAGGACCTGTCGTCAATGCAGCGATCAAGGAGCTTCCAGTCGATGCAGTTTCTTGACGAATCTGAGGCTGAAGAGAACATTGTGTTCAATGTCAGGAAACCCAAGACCAGGAAGCACG GGTCATTCTCAGCAGGCGTGTCGCCGAGTGCAGGATCACTGGTTGTGCCTGCATCGGCGGATAGACGTCCGTCTCCTGTTCCTACGTACGACGAGGTCTTTGCCTCCCCAAACGGTGCTTCCCCTGTAGGCCAAGCTGTGTTAAACACGGAGGCCAAGAAGTCTGAATGCCCACCACCTTACAACGCCTCCGAAGACGAATTGGTGTCTCACATTCTCAGTCGTTACGGGCAACTGAAGCAGCGCCAGCTTTGTGACGAGGAAGGGTCTAACACAAGCCAGTTGCAAGACATTCCTACGGGAAATGGTAGTCCACAGGCTACCAACGCCGACAGTCTCTCTCAATCGCCACCAAGTGTGGTTGTTGAGGCTGCTGCCGAAGCCAGCCTTCAAGCTGACCTTCAGGCTTGCCTCGAGGCCACTGCAGGAGTCGGTGTCAGCAGCAATCCAGAGCCAGAAGACAATCCAGATTCAGAGCCAGACCTTTCTATGGAGGACATTTACAGCAAAAAAAAGGACGGAAGTGACTCGTACGAATCTGAGGAGTCGACTGTGCCGGACGTTGTGTTTCATGGCATCGCGGAGCCACGCTTTCCCCGCTATGACTTCCACTGGGCACAG GTGAAAGGACCCGGGCCCATAGTGTCACTGGCTGCCTGCGATGGCTACCTCTGCTGTGTGGACAGCCGGGACAATGTGTTCTATTCGCGCCTCATGGGCCGTGAGTTCACGTGGCGAAGCGGGACACGTCCCATGAACCGTGTGGCCCTGTCCCCATCGGGCAGCGTACTCTGGGCCGTGTACAAGGAGAAGCTGTACGCAGCCCGCTCACCCCTACGTAGCGAACCCCTTGCCTTGGGCTGGGACGAGGTCGCCATGGGTGTGGTCAGCGTCAGCGTTACCGAGACCTCAGCCTG GTACGTGACGGGCACGGGGGATGTGTTCATGTGCCCTAGCGTGTTGGCTCACGGCAAGCCACTGACCTTCTACGGGGTGAGCTGCCTGTTCAAAGTGCAGCAAGTCACATGCTACGACGACGTTGTATGGGTGCTCACCTCTCAGGACACGCTGCTTGCTCGCATCGGAATCTCACCGAAGGTGCCCCAGGGCACCAGTTGGACAGATGTGCC CCTGCCCTCTAAAGGAAGCCCAGCGTGCATTTCTCTGGGCTACAACAGCACTGGCTGGCTCATTGACAGCGAAGGAAATGTCTTCTTCAAGACGAACCTCAAGAACAGTGTCCCCTGTGGCTACAACAAGGAGTGGTGGCAG GTGGATTTGAACGAGTTTGTCTACCAAATGGCTCCGCCCCTGGCCAAGATGCAGAAGAACCTCAGTTCTGTGTTTTGCGCCGAGAAGATCTCGCACAAGGTTCTCGGCAGGGGCAAGTGGCACCTGGTGGCGGGGAAGCACGGTGTCTGGTTCTGCGAAAGCATGTCCTCCCACCTCTACTCCTGCCGGAGGGACATTACAG GCTACTTCTGGGAGAAGGCGCACGTTAACCTTCTGCCCTCAGGATCAAAGTGGACGGACATTGCAGCAAGTGGAGTCTTCAAAGATGAGG GCGTCGTGTGGGGCCTGCAGACGGGTGGGCAGCTGGTGGCGCTGTCATCAAGGCTGCGCAAATGGTTCCCCGTGGGCCTCCCGCGCAGCACCTCACTCGTCTGCATCGCCCCCTCGCCCGAGTCCCTGTGGGTGCTCACCACCACGGGAGAGGTGCTGGTGCGTACGGGGCAGAACCCTCACCACCCCATGGGCGACACTTGGGTACCGCTGGACATCTCACAGCTAG GTGATGCCCAGCTGACTCATCTGAGCTGCAGCTATGAAACGGTGTGGGCGTGCGACACCAAAGGAACAGTGTACATGCGCATTGGTTCCTTACGGCCGCCTGCACCTCGAACGCTACCTCCGGCATGGGTGCCCGTTGAGTCAGGCTACCAGGAAGAGTCGCCTTTCATATCCGCG GGAGCGCCATCTATTGGTGGCGTCTACTGCCTTTATTTTCTCGAG TCCACGTCAGAAAACCCCTTTTCGTTGCCCTTTGAGATTTCAAGGTTTCTGAAGCCCCATCTCACAAAG GTATATGTGGGTCCCCGCAACTTCATGGTCTGGGCTATTGACAATCGCAAGCGCATCTACGTCCGCGAGGGCATCTACCCCGAGCTGCACATCGGCACCAGCTGGGTGGAGGTGCCTGGCATTCAGGCGCGCCAGCTCTGTGTCAGTGAGAAGGCTGTTTGGGCGCTGACACCATCAGGAGAAATCTACCGCCGCTTTGGAATCTCCAACAACAACTTTGTTGGGGACTACTGGAAGAGGATTCCGGGTCACGCCACCTGTCTCGCCG TGTCTATCGACGACAGGCTCTGGTCCGTGGCCACGGATGGTTCTGCGCTCCAGTTGTCAACCTGTGAGCTGCCATCACGCATTAATGAGATGGACACTCTGGGCCTGTCTGCCTCTGCAGAGAAGTCCGACGCCGACATGGATGGATGGGAGCTTGTCTGA